A stretch of DNA from Curtobacterium sp. MCBD17_035:
AACGGCCGGGAGGCGTGCCTCCCGGCCGTTCCGTTCGCCCTGCGTCCGCTGGGGGGCGCGCCACGAGCCGGTGCCGGCAGGGCGCGCCGGGCTCAGTAGAGCAGCGTCGCGAGCCGACGGCGTGCCGCCACGACCCGTGGGTCGTCGGCACCGACGAGCTCGAAGTACTCCACGAGCCGCGCGCGGACGGCCTCGCGCTCCGCACCGTGCACGGTCGGGAACACGTCGAGGAGGCGACCGAAGGCGTCCTCGACGTGGCCGCCGCTGATGTCGAGGTCGGCGACGCCGAGCTGGGCAGCCGGATCCGTCGGTGCTGCGGCCGCCGCGGCACGGAGCTCGTCGGCGGTCGCGCCCTGCAGCCGGTCGAGGAGCGACACCTGCGCCAGCCCCGCCACGGCCATGCGGTCGTGCGGGTCCTGCGCGATCGCGGTGCGGTACTCGGCGATCGCCGTCGTGTAGTCACCCTGCTCGATCGCGTCGTACGCGGCCTGGTGGTGCGGCGGCAGCGGCTCCGGTTCGGGCTCGGCGTCGGCGTCGGGGGCGCCGCCGGCCACCTGGACGCGTCCGGCGATCCCGTTCTGCGCGGCGGCCTGGAGCACCTGCTCGATGACGTCGCGGACCTCGGCCTCGGGCAGGGCGCCGACGAACAGCCCGAGCGGACGACCACCGATCACGGCGGCGACCGTCGGGATCGACTGTGCCTGGAACGCCTGCGTGAGCTGGGGGTTCGCGTCGACGTCGACCTTGGCGAGGACGATGCGCCCGTCGTACTCCTGCGCGAGGCGCTCGAGCACCGGCGACAGCTGCTTGCACGGCCCGCACCACTCGGCCCAGAGGTCGACGATCACGGGGACCTGCATGGACAGCTCGATGACGTCCTGGAACGTCTGGTCCGTCACGTCGACGACCAGCGAGGGCACCACGAGGGCGTCCGAGACCCCGGCGGCTGCGCCTCCGGGCCCGCCGGGGGCGGCAGCAGCCGCGGACGCCGGAGCCGGAGGTTGCGGCGATGCAGTGCCGCGGTTCACGAGGGACGACAGGTCGACCGCGCCACGGAGACCGGCGGGGGTCGGGGGGATGTTGCTCATTGCACCTCACTCGCTGCGATCAGGCCCTGCGTGAACCCGAGCAGTTCTATCTTGGCCTTGGATCCGACCGGCGGCACCGAGAACAGCACCTGCACGCCGTAGGTCGCGCTGATCCCCTTCGTGCTCGACCCGACCTTCGAGAGCGCCTTCACCGCTCCCTCCGTGTTCAGCGTCGCGCCCGACTGGGTCGGGGTCACCTTCTCGATCTCGTCGAGGCTCGTGGAGACGAGCGCGCCAGCGCCGTTCGTCGCGAGCGCGATGCTCGAGTCGGCCGACGGGACCTCGGACGAGTACGCGATCTTCGCGGTCGAGGACAGGCTCTTCGCCTTCTGGTCCTTGTAGGACTTGCCGATCTTCTGGCGGAGTTCGTCGCCCTCGGACGAGAAGACGTCGGCGTACTGGCTCGCCGTGTCGTTCGCGAGGATGTCCGCGTAGGCGGAGGCCACCTGCCCGGGCGGCAGGGTCAGCAGCTTGACGTCCGGCGAGAGCTGCGCGGCACCGGTGGTGACGGGCGCGACCGACGGGAGCTTCGCGTCCGCCTCGAGCGAGACGTCGTACTCGACCTTGTACTGCGCCCGCGGCGACGCCTGCACCAGCGTCAGGGCCTGCGGAGCGACGTCCTTCTGCTGCTGCGATCCCGTCAGCACGACGAACACCGAACGCGGCCAGGTGTCGGTCTGCTGCGGCAGGGCGACCGAGATGCCCGACGACGGGATCGTCGGCGGGGCGTCGACGTCGGTGTCGCTCCCCCGGATCGTGTAGTTCGCCTTGCGCAGGTCGAGCGCGGACCCGGTGAAGCGCTCCGCGGCCGTGGTGGCGTTCCGCGAGCTGTCCGCCTGCGCCGCGACCGCGGCGACGCGCGCGACGATGCGGCGGATCTGCGGGAGCGTCGCCGCCGTGGGCTCGGCGGCCGCGGCCGGGCCCGCCGTCGCGGTGACGGTCGGCGTCGGCGTCGGCGTACCGGAGGTCCCGTGCGGCCAGTACTCCGACGAACAACCCGCGAGGGCGAGTGTCGTCAGCGCGACGACCGGCACGACCGCGACCATGCGGCGGCCGCGGCGTGGACGCGGCGGGACCTGCGCGCCCGCGGCGACCGCGCGACGGCGCGAGACCCGTGCGCGCGGCGGCCGGGTGCCACCGCTGCGCCGGCGGGGTCCGCGCAGCCGCCGCTGGTGGATGATGGCCCAGATGTAGAGCGCGATGCCGAGCGCGACGAAGAACCCGCCCGCCGTCATCAGAGGGCCGACGAGTGGTGTGGCGGTGTCCCGCGGCCAGGTGACCGAGAGGTGCGCGGGGGCCGGGTCCGACCCGTTCGACACGATGACGAGCGCGGTGTCCGCCGGCAGGTCGACGGTGAAGTCGAGGGTGTGCCCCTCGTACTCGCCGTACCAGAGGTCACTGCCCTTCGGTGACGGGACGTGTCGCTGCGTGCCCGAGACGCGGTCCCGGAGCGATGTGGTCTCGGCGTCGTAGCGGATGGTGTTGTGCCGGGCCTTCCCGACCCAGGCCATCACGTCGGCGGTGCGCCCGTAGGCCGCGAACGCGGTGCCCGTGCCCCCGGAGACGCGGACGCGCTGGTGGCCCGCGTTCGCGACCAGCGTCCGACCCGGGATCACCGTCACCGGAGCGTCGCCCGTCGTGGTCGTCGACGCCACGGTCGAGGAGGGCGGCGCGAACACCGTCCGCTGCCCGACCCCGAGGCCGACGAGCACGACGCCGATGACGAAGCTGATGATCGCCAGGACGAAACGCACGTGTACTCTCCCTCCGCGCCGGGGTGGGTTGCGGCGCGACGCCCCCACGACATCGGACGCGGGGTCCCGCTTCGGATGGCGGGCGCCACGCTCCCGGGGGCCGCGCCGGAGCACGCCGCACGGGCGCGCGGAACGACGGTCCAGGATAGCCAACGAGCCTGGGAGGCGCATCTTCCCGGCGACCGGTGTGGACCGGCGGACGATGCCTGCATGACCGTCGTGCGCTCCCGCCGTGCTCGCCGGACCCACCACTACAATCGACCCCGGGCGGAGCCGCCTCGACGAGTGACATCAGGAGCGACACGTGGCGTACGACGAAGCAGAGTTCGGTTCGGAGCTCCGGGGCTACCGGCGGGACGACGTCGATCGCGCACTCGGTGAGCTGCGCCGTGAGCTCATCAAGTCGAACAACGACCGTGCCGAGGCCGCCAAGGAGATCCGCCTGCTGCAGGCCCGGGTCGACGACCTGCAGTCCGAGCTCGACGAGGCCGGCACGCCGACGTACAGCGGGCTCGGCACCCGGCTCGAGAACACCCTGCGCGTCGCCGAGGAACAGGCGACCCGCCTCATCAGCCAGGCCGACATCGACGCCGAACGGCTCCGTGCGACGAGCAGGACGGAAGCCGCCCGCCTCGTCGCGGACGCCCAGCGCGAGGCGACCGACACCCTCGAGGACGCCCGGGCCCGCGCGACGAGCGACGTGGCCCGAGCACGCGCCGAGGCCGCGGACACGATCGAACGCGCCCGGTCCGAGGCCGGATTGCTGCTCCAGGACGCCCGGAGCGAGGCCTCGGCCACGCGCGGCGCCGCGGTCACCGAAGCCGCCGAGACCCGCTCCGTCGCCGTCCGCGAGACCGCTGCGCTCCGTGCGCAGGTCGAGCGCGAGGTCGCCGAACTGCGCGAGGTCGCCCAGCGCGAGGCCGCAGCGGCACGCGAGGCCGCGGCGGCGCTCGACCGCGAGACCGAACACCGCCGCGGTGTGTTCGAGGCCGAGCACGAGCGACGCACCGCCGAGCTCGAACGCGCGATGCGCGAGGGCCACGAGACACTCGACCACGAACTGCGGAGCGGCCGCGAGTCCTGGGCCAGGGAGCTCCAGGCAGGTCGCGACGCCCTGGCGCTCGAGCTCGAGACCGGACGCGCGCAGCTCGAGGACGAGGTCGCCGGTCGGCTCGAGGCCGTCGACGCGGAACTCGCCAGGCGCCGTGACGACACCGAGGCCGGGCTGGCCGCCGAGCGTGCGGCGTGGGAGCACGAGGCCGTCCGCGCTCGGACGGACCTCGAGCAGGAGCTCAGCGCGGCCCGTGCCCGGTCGGACCAGGAACTGGCCGCGGCGCGCAGCGACCTCGACCACGAGATCGAGTCGGCGCGTGCCGCGATCGCGGTCGACACCGAGCAGACGCGCCTCGAGAACGAGCGCCTGGTGGAGGAGACCGCCGAGCGGATCGCGCGCGAGACCGCCGACCACCAGGCCCGGATCGCGCGGGAGCGGGCCGCCGCGGAGGACGCCGCGGAGCGGGCCGTTGCGGCACACGAGCACGAACTCGCCGAGCGCTCGGCACGGGAGCACGCCGCGCTCGACACCGAGATCGCCGAGCGGCGCACCGCCGAGATCGGCGCGCTGCTCGCCGAGCGGGACGCACTCCGCGAGCAGATCGACGTCGCCCGGGCCGACCTGGACCGTGAGGTCGACGAGATGCGCGCCGCCCTCGCCCGCGAGCGCGAGGACGCCCGCGCCGCCCTCGAGTCCGAGCTCGCCGGTCGCCGCGACGAAGCCGAGCAGGACTACCTGCAGAAGCACCAGGACACCGTCGCGGAGACCCAGAAGTACCTCGACGAGGCGAACCTGCAGCTCGCCGAGGCCGTCCGACGCGCCCACGACGCCCGAGCGGAGGCCGACCGGCTCGACCGCGAGTCACAGGACGCCGCTCGCGCGCGCGCGGACCGCGCGGCCGAGCGTGCGGACGAGACCCTCCGCGACGCCCAGGAGCGCGCCCGCACGCTCGTCGCCGAGGCCGAGGAGCGGACCGCTCGCCTGGTCGCCGACGCGGAGGACCGCCTCGCCGCCATCCGCATGGAGCGCGAGGCGGTGGCCGGGTACCTCGAGAACCTCCGTGGAGCGCTGACGCACGCGGTCGAGGTCCAGCGGGACTGAGCACGAGCCACGGCAGCGCCGCGCCGGCTCCCTCCGACGGCGGGGCGTCCGCCTCAGTCCGCGACCGGCCAGGTGGTCGGCAGCGGCGCGGATCCCGGCACGACCAGGTCGGCGATGGCGTCGAGCACGACCCGGACGGCCCGCTCCCCCACCCAGAGGTGCTTCGCTCCGGCGACGGGGACGACGCGGACGGCCGGCGCGATCGCGAAGCGACGGGCTGCCTCGTCGGGGCGCAAGAAGTCGTCGTGTTCCGGCACGAACGCGACGACGGGGACCTCGAGGTCTCGCCAGCGCGCCAGGACGTCGTCGGTCGTGCGGTGGAGGGGCGGCGACAACAACACCACGCCCGCGACCGCACCGGATCGGACGTGTTCGATGCCGTGCTGCAGGACGACCTCGGTCCCGAAGGACCACCCGACGAGCCACGGCGCCGGGAGCCCGCGGTCACGGACCTCGGCCACGGCCGCACGGAGGTCGAACCCCTCGGTGACGCCGTCCCCGAAGGCACCCTCGGACGTCCCCCGCGGCGACGACACCGAGCGGAAGTTGAAGCGGAGCACCGCGATGGCGGCGAGGGCCGGGAGGCGCGCGGCGGCTTTCCGGAACACGTGGGAGTCCATGAACCCGCCCGCCGTCGGCAGGGGGTGCAGCGTCACGATCGTCCCGGCGGCGGGCCGTCCCTCCGGCTCGGCCAGCTCGCCGACGAGCACGAGGTGGTCGTCGGTGACGAGATCGACCTCCGTGCGCAGCGCGGGCAGCACGACGTCGCTCCGGATCTCGGTGACGCGGTCGTCCGGGGCCGTACTCACGCGATCCTCCAGCAGTGGACGTGCCAGTGCCGACGACTGGCGAGGTCGGCGGCGTCACCGAGGACACCGTCCTGCCGCCACACCACGAGGTGTGCGACACCGGGCTCGATCGTCCCCCCGCACCCCGGACACACGTATGCCTTCTGTGCGGAGGACGCACTGATCGGTTGCACCGTGAACGTCCTGCCGCGCCGCGACTCGGTGCGCGCCCAACCGGTCAGGAGGCGGTCGAGACCGGACTCCTCATCGGGATCCGCGCGCCCGCGTCGCCGGGGCCGGTTGCTCCGCGGCACGCCGGGCGCCGATCAATACCAGTTGAAGGCGTTGCTGTGCGCCCAGGCCGCGCACGGCGTCCCGTACGAGCCCTGGATGTACCCGAGCCCCCACGCGATCTGCGTCGCCGGGTTGGTCTGCCAGTCGGCCCCGACGCTCGCCATCTTGCTGCCCGGCAGCGCCTGCGGGATGCCGTACGCACCCGAGGGGTTGTACGCGTAGACGTTCCAGCTGGACTCACGCGTCCAGAGCGACACGAGGCAGTTGTACTGGTCCGTGCCCCAGCCCTTTGCGGTGACCTGCGTCAGCGCGATCGCCTTGGCGCTGCCCGGGTCCGGCGTACCCGCGGCAGGTGCGGCGTCGCTCGCGGTCGCCGCGGCGCTCGAAGCGGTCGAAGTCGACGCTGCTGCGGCGGTCGTCGTCGTGGTCGTCGTCGGCGCGGTCACCTTCGGCGTCACGACCACGGGCTTCGTCACCTGGTAACCGTCGCGCGTGACGACGACGTTCTGGTACGTGCCGTGCGCCGTGAACTGCTGCGCGGGCGCCGAGGGCAGCGTCGGCGCGAGGACCGCCGCGGACGCGTACGAACCGGACAGTGGATTGACCAGTGAGCCGCCAACGAACCCGAACACCGCGAAGAACGACAGCGCGGGGATGGTCGCGCGACGACGGAGGAACGCGGTCACGCCGACGGCACGCTCCGGACGCTTCGGCGGAGCCACCGGAGCGCGCCGCACCCGGACGACGCGGGCGGCGACGTCACGCTGCGCGGTCAGGGCCGACTCGGCGGCGGTCGTCGCGTGCAGCGCCGCCTCGCCCCGAGCGATGGGTGCCGAGACGCGGTTGTCGGCGACCGAGACCGGCGTCGGCAGCACGGGAGTGGCCTCCCGGGCCGCCACGCGACGGGCCGCGGGCCGCTCGACGCGAGGCCGCCCGAGGGCTGCCCGACGTTCGCCGATGACGGAGCTGGACCTGCCCTGGTCGACGGTGTCCTGCTGGAAGGACTCGTTCTGACGGGGGGTCCGGACGGATCGTGGTTCTGCGGTGTGCCTGCCCATGAGTCCGTCCAGGGTAACGGATGGATCACGGAATGCGAAGCACTGACTCACCGAACGGCGAGCATGACCTCCACCACGGCGTCGAGCACCGCGTCGACCTGGCCCTCGCGGTACCCACCGTGCTTGGGCCGGAACACCACCGACCGCACCTCGGTGAGGCTCAGGGGCTTGCCGTCGTGGAAGTACCCGCGCAGTCGGGCGGCGAAGGTGTCCACGTCCTTCGGGTGGTAGCCGACCGTCAGGAAGCCGACCCGTTGGAACCGCTGGCCGTCCGGGCGGTCGAGGCGCGCCACCACGTCGGACGCCTTGGCGCGGGCCTCGGCGTACCACGCCTTCTGTCCGTGACGGCTCAGCTCCGCCTCGCGCTCCCGAGCCGCGAAGGCGTCCTCGAGCCGCTCGAGCGCCGCGTCGACGTGCTGCGTCGAGTACCCGCCCTTGCGCATGCTGAAGGCGGTCGCGCGGATCTTGTCCGAGGCGACGTGGCCGTCGGCGCCGTCGTCCGTGTAGGCCCGCCGCGCGTCCTCGAGGAACCGGTCGACCTCGTCGACGTCGTAGCCGAGGGTCGAACGGTCCACGGTCGGGAATGTCGAAGCCACGGCGACATCATGCCATCACCGCCCATGCGAGCAGCACCGGGCCGTCGGCTCGGCTCGCGCCTCAGTGCACCACGAGGTACAGGACGTACGCGACCGCCGCCGACGGGAGCACGCTGTCGATGCGGTCGAGCAGGCCACCGTGCCCCGGCAGGAACGTCGAGATGTCCTTGATGCCGAGGTCGCGCTTGATCATCGACTCGGTGAGGTCCCCGATGGTCGCCGAGGCCGTGATCGCGACACCGAGGACGACGCCGAACCACCAGGGCTCGTCGAGGAGCAGCACGGACACGATCACGCCCGCGATCATGCTGGCCAGCAACGACCCGCCGAAGCCCTCCCACGTCTTCTTCGGACTGATCCTCGGCGCCATCGGGTGCTTGCCGAACGACAGACCACTCGCGTAGGCGCCCGTGTCGACGGACACCACGACGATGAGGAACGCCATGGTCCACCACTGGCCGTGTGGCAGCGCGGTGAGGAGCACCGCACATCCGGCGAGCAGTGCGACGTACACCTGGACGAACAGGCCCGCCATGAGGTCGAGGACCACACTGCTCGCCGCCAGGCGCGGTCGGGTGGCAGCGAGCTCGACCAGGCGCCACACCGTGATGAGCACGATCCCGGCGATGAGTTCGAGGAGCGCGGCGCGCGGCCCCCCGAAGAAGGCGACCGGGGCGATGGCGACGCCGGCGAGGACACTCGGGATCCGGGGGACGTCACGGCCACCGGCGCGCATCGCCGTCGCGAGCTCGTAGACCGCGACACCGACCAGGAACGCGCCGACGAGGATGAACAGCGCCTTCCAGATGACGAGGCTGCCGACCATCACCAGGCCGAACACGACTCCGATGCCGATCGCCGCGGGCAGGTTGCGTCCGGTGCGCGCGGTCAGCTGTTCGTTCCGGGCCTCGATCTCGGCACGACGCTGCCGCAGCTGCGTCTCGAAGTCGGTCCGCGCAGACCGTGCGCGCGCGTCGAGGTCGGCGCGGAGCCGTCGCGCGGTGGAAGCGGGCCGGGTCGCGCGGTCGTGTTCGCCCGACTCGGGGCGGGGGTCCCCCTGCGACTGCTCCATCAGACCTCGAGGAGTTCCGCTTCCTTCTTCTTGAGCGCGTCGTCGATCTGGTCGACGTAGCGCTTCGTGAGGGCCTCGAGCTCCTTGTCGGCGCGCGAGATCTCGTCGTCCGAGATCTCGCCCTTCAGCGCGTCGAGGTCGTCCTTCGCGCGACGACGGATGTTCCGGATGACCACCTTGTGGTCCTCGCCCTTGCCCCGGACGATCTTGACGAACTCCTTGCGGCGGTCCTGCGTCAGCTCCGGGATCGTGACCCGGACGATCTCGCCGTCGTTCGACGGGCTCGCGCCGAGGTTCGGGAACGTCGCGATCGCGCGCTCGATCTCCTTGAGCGCGGTCTTGTCGTACGGCGTGACGATGAGGGTGCGCGCCTCGGGCGTCTGCAACGACGCGAGCTGCGCGAGCGGCGTCGGCGAACCGTAGTAGTCGACCGGGATCTTCTGGAACAACGCCGCGTTGATGCGGCCGGTGCGGACGGTCGAGAAGTCGTCCTTGGCCACCTCGACGGCGCGCGTCATCTTCTCGGTCGCCTCGGTCAGGACATCACTGATCACGGTCGTTCTCCTTCGGTACGCGTCGAGTCTAGTCGCGCGGGGTCCGTCGACCGTCCGGGAGGCCCCGCGCGCCTCGACCTCGCAGGGCTCAGTTGCTGACGACGGTCCCGATGCGTGCGCCGCGGATGGCGGCGGCGACGTTGCCCTCGCCCTCCATCCCGAACACGTGCATGGGCATGCCGTTGTCCATGCAGAGACTGAAGGCGGTGGCGTCCACGACCTTGAGCCCGCGGACGAGGGCGTCCTGGTAGGTGACCCGCTCGAGCTTCTCGGCCGACGGGTCCTTCTTCGGGTCCGCCGAGTACACCCCGTCGACGCCGTTCTTCGCGACGAGGACCTCGTTGGCACCGATCTCGAGCGCACGCTGCGCGGCCACGGTGTCCGTCGAGAAGTACGGCAGCCCCGCACCGGCGCCGAAGATGACGACGCGGCCCTTCTCGAGGTGCCGCTCCGCCCGGCGGGGGATGTAGGGCTCGGCCACCTGCGTCATCGCGATCGCCGACTGGACCCGCGTCGCGGCACCCGCCTGCTCGAGGAAGTCCTGGAGCGCCAGCGCGTTCATGACGGTGCCGAGCATGCCCATGTAGTCGGCGCGGCCGCGGTCCATGCCGCTCTGGCTGAGCTCGGCGCCGCGGAAGAAGTTCCCGCCGCCGACGACCACGGCGATCTCGACGTCGCGTGCTGCTTCGGCGATCTCGCCCGCCAGGCGGCTCACGACCGCGGGGCTCACACCGAGGGATCCGGCGCCGAACGCCTCTCCCGAGAGCTTCAGGAGGACGCGCCTGCGGCCGGTCTTCTCGTCGGTCATCGTTCGGTTCGCCCTTTCGTCGTCGTGCTGGAGGGAATCTATCGGAAGCGGACATGACGACGGGGTCCGGAACGTGTCGTTCCGGACCCCGTCGGTGGTGGGTTACGCGCCGACCTTGACGCGGGCGAAGCCCTCGATGGTCAGACCGGCGTCCTGCGCGACCTTGGCCAC
This window harbors:
- a CDS encoding tetratricopeptide repeat protein; translated protein: MSNIPPTPAGLRGAVDLSSLVNRGTASPQPPAPASAAAAAPGGPGGAAAGVSDALVVPSLVVDVTDQTFQDVIELSMQVPVIVDLWAEWCGPCKQLSPVLERLAQEYDGRIVLAKVDVDANPQLTQAFQAQSIPTVAAVIGGRPLGLFVGALPEAEVRDVIEQVLQAAAQNGIAGRVQVAGGAPDADAEPEPEPLPPHHQAAYDAIEQGDYTTAIAEYRTAIAQDPHDRMAVAGLAQVSLLDRLQGATADELRAAAAAAPTDPAAQLGVADLDISGGHVEDAFGRLLDVFPTVHGAEREAVRARLVEYFELVGADDPRVVAARRRLATLLY
- a CDS encoding DivIVA domain-containing protein, encoding MAYDEAEFGSELRGYRRDDVDRALGELRRELIKSNNDRAEAAKEIRLLQARVDDLQSELDEAGTPTYSGLGTRLENTLRVAEEQATRLISQADIDAERLRATSRTEAARLVADAQREATDTLEDARARATSDVARARAEAADTIERARSEAGLLLQDARSEASATRGAAVTEAAETRSVAVRETAALRAQVEREVAELREVAQREAAAAREAAAALDRETEHRRGVFEAEHERRTAELERAMREGHETLDHELRSGRESWARELQAGRDALALELETGRAQLEDEVAGRLEAVDAELARRRDDTEAGLAAERAAWEHEAVRARTDLEQELSAARARSDQELAAARSDLDHEIESARAAIAVDTEQTRLENERLVEETAERIARETADHQARIARERAAAEDAAERAVAAHEHELAERSAREHAALDTEIAERRTAEIGALLAERDALREQIDVARADLDREVDEMRAALAREREDARAALESELAGRRDEAEQDYLQKHQDTVAETQKYLDEANLQLAEAVRRAHDARAEADRLDRESQDAARARADRAAERADETLRDAQERARTLVAEAEERTARLVADAEDRLAAIRMEREAVAGYLENLRGALTHAVEVQRD
- a CDS encoding alpha/beta hydrolase; the protein is MSTAPDDRVTEIRSDVVLPALRTEVDLVTDDHLVLVGELAEPEGRPAAGTIVTLHPLPTAGGFMDSHVFRKAAARLPALAAIAVLRFNFRSVSSPRGTSEGAFGDGVTEGFDLRAAVAEVRDRGLPAPWLVGWSFGTEVVLQHGIEHVRSGAVAGVVLLSPPLHRTTDDVLARWRDLEVPVVAFVPEHDDFLRPDEAARRFAIAPAVRVVPVAGAKHLWVGERAVRVVLDAIADLVVPGSAPLPTTWPVAD
- a CDS encoding lytic transglycosylase domain-containing protein, giving the protein MGRHTAEPRSVRTPRQNESFQQDTVDQGRSSSVIGERRAALGRPRVERPAARRVAAREATPVLPTPVSVADNRVSAPIARGEAALHATTAAESALTAQRDVAARVVRVRRAPVAPPKRPERAVGVTAFLRRRATIPALSFFAVFGFVGGSLVNPLSGSYASAAVLAPTLPSAPAQQFTAHGTYQNVVVTRDGYQVTKPVVVTPKVTAPTTTTTTTAAAASTSTASSAAATASDAAPAAGTPDPGSAKAIALTQVTAKGWGTDQYNCLVSLWTRESSWNVYAYNPSGAYGIPQALPGSKMASVGADWQTNPATQIAWGLGYIQGSYGTPCAAWAHSNAFNWY
- a CDS encoding DivIVA domain-containing protein, coding for MDRSTLGYDVDEVDRFLEDARRAYTDDGADGHVASDKIRATAFSMRKGGYSTQHVDAALERLEDAFAAREREAELSRHGQKAWYAEARAKASDVVARLDRPDGQRFQRVGFLTVGYHPKDVDTFAARLRGYFHDGKPLSLTEVRSVVFRPKHGGYREGQVDAVLDAVVEVMLAVR
- a CDS encoding phosphatidate cytidylyltransferase, which translates into the protein MEQSQGDPRPESGEHDRATRPASTARRLRADLDARARSARTDFETQLRQRRAEIEARNEQLTARTGRNLPAAIGIGVVFGLVMVGSLVIWKALFILVGAFLVGVAVYELATAMRAGGRDVPRIPSVLAGVAIAPVAFFGGPRAALLELIAGIVLITVWRLVELAATRPRLAASSVVLDLMAGLFVQVYVALLAGCAVLLTALPHGQWWTMAFLIVVVSVDTGAYASGLSFGKHPMAPRISPKKTWEGFGGSLLASMIAGVIVSVLLLDEPWWFGVVLGVAITASATIGDLTESMIKRDLGIKDISTFLPGHGGLLDRIDSVLPSAAVAYVLYLVVH
- the frr gene encoding ribosome recycling factor translates to MISDVLTEATEKMTRAVEVAKDDFSTVRTGRINAALFQKIPVDYYGSPTPLAQLASLQTPEARTLIVTPYDKTALKEIERAIATFPNLGASPSNDGEIVRVTIPELTQDRRKEFVKIVRGKGEDHKVVIRNIRRRAKDDLDALKGEISDDEISRADKELEALTKRYVDQIDDALKKKEAELLEV
- the pyrH gene encoding UMP kinase — encoded protein: MTDEKTGRRRVLLKLSGEAFGAGSLGVSPAVVSRLAGEIAEAARDVEIAVVVGGGNFFRGAELSQSGMDRGRADYMGMLGTVMNALALQDFLEQAGAATRVQSAIAMTQVAEPYIPRRAERHLEKGRVVIFGAGAGLPYFSTDTVAAQRALEIGANEVLVAKNGVDGVYSADPKKDPSAEKLERVTYQDALVRGLKVVDATAFSLCMDNGMPMHVFGMEGEGNVAAAIRGARIGTVVSN